The following DNA comes from Candidatus Bathyarchaeota archaeon.
CAAAGAAACAAAAGTCTAGGCTAAGTGTGACCATGTGGCGCCGACGGGCATTACCACTCCTCTTCTTCCCAACCCTCTTCTTCGCCCTCTTCTTCGCCCCACTCTTCGTCTGACCATTCTTCTTCCCAATCTTCAGCCATATTACATAAGGCCTCCAGCGTGTAGCAGAGAAAACGCCTCAATTATGTATAAAAAACTGATGTAAAAAATTAACAGTTAAAAAATCGGTCAAAATCGTAAAATTACTTAAATTTAATAGTTATTACTTGAATAATCGGTAATTATAAGTCATTTTCATTTTTTTATAAAATATTAAACTTATTTTGCTGTTAAATGGTCAGCTAGAGGAAAAAAAGTCTGTCACAACCGAACTAAGAGCTTGCTATCTTCTCAAAAAACATCCGCTTACAAGAAACAATCGCACTATAGGCTTCTTTAAGATTCGTTCGAAGGTCAATTCCATACACCTGGTAGAGAAAGTATGCTATTCCCTTATGAGTGCGGTAACGAGTTTTAAACTCGCTTAACGCTTTCCGAACATTCCTCCAACTCACTTTCATTTCTTGGATACGCTTGACTAACCCTTGCGATTGCTGAACCAACTTGGCACATTCACGTGTTTGCCTAGTAATTAACCGCTTAAATAACACTTCATGCGATTGCGGATAGATGATTCTAAGATAGGTTAGCCGATGCGCCGGAATACTTAATTTCTTCAGAAAATCGAAGAAATCGTCGGGGAGCATGATTTTGTCACGAAAATATGTATACTTGGGAGCTTTCAAATGTGGGAAAAGATAAAAGGAAGGCCCCATTGGGATACAAGGGGTTCTCCGTAATGCCCTAACAATAGCCGCCCTCTTCCTAGCAGAAGCTGATGAAGAATTATAGGCTATCGCCATTAGGCTCCCAAGCTCATAAAGCCTCCGACCTTTGTCTACCCGTGGATGAACTAATTCTCTTGAACGCTTCAAAACTATCGGCTCATTATCCCGAACCAGTTCCAGAGCATAATGAAGCGAACTCTTCGGTAATTTCCAAAATGAATAATGAAGTCTTACTCCGCCGAGAGCTGAAAGTTTCCTACTTATCCAAATACGTTTAGCTGCCTCCTTCGGAGACCTGTAGCAAAGAAAATAATGCGCAATGGGCTTTTGAGACATCCCGTCTACCCGTCTATCAAGAGTCAGATAACTTTATTTCCATAAACCAGTTGAATCTACAGACTTTACTATTTTGTGTACCCTTAAAAGCGTGTAAGCTTATGACCCTAACGAAAACTCCAAAAAGTCTCCCGGCAGGTTTTTATAGAAACCGTTGACCAAGTTAAGCCGCAATTCGAGGGAGTTAATACGCCACCCAAATTCTCGGTAAGGACGAAGTTAATACTTTCATCTATTATTGGTACCGCACTTTTTGCAGTGCTCCTTTGGTATTTCGGTCTTGAAAAGCTACTAACTTCAATTCAAAATGTTTCACCCTATTGGCTTGGAATTTCAGCAATCATGTCAATTATGTTCTATCTGCTTCGAGCTATACGATGGAAGATCCTATTGTTTCCGGTTAAGAATTCAGTTAATTGCGTAAACACATTCTGGATCACTATTCTGGGCTATTTTGTTAATACTCTAATCCCAGTTCGTCTAGGAGAATTTCTCCGAGCCTTTCTTCTCAAGGGAAAAGAGGATATTGGGTTCTTTGAAGGATTCTCCTCAATTGTTGTTGAACGAGTACTTGATCTCTTGGGTGTCGTTGGAATCGGCGTAATCGCTCTCTATCTTCTCCCCTTGGGAACGGTTTTTCCCCCCTGGTTTACTCAGAGTCTGAAAATCGTGGGAGGCATAGTTTTCATTGCGATAATCTGCCTAATCATAGGAACAAAGAAGGAAGATTCGATGCTTCATTTCACACAAAGGATTCTGACTGCGGTTAAACTATCCCAAAGGTGGCGGGAGAGAATCACAAACCTTGTGAAATCATTAATTGATGGGGCAAAAGGAGTTAGCCAACGTCCACTTCTACTTATTATTATTTTAGTGCTAACGGTGGGAATCTGGCTAATTCAATTCTTAGTAGTACTCTTTCTTTTCGAGGCGTCCAAATATCATGTGCCATTAAGCATTCTTCTGTTGGGTACTATGATCATTCAGCTTTCCTACATATTTCCAGCGGCACCGGGTTTTGTGGGATCCTATGAGGCTTTTTGGCTGATTGTTTTTGTTGGACTTGGTTTATCTCAAGATTTGATTTTTCCAATTAGCTTCATCGGTCACATTATTCACTTGGTTGTGATAACTGCGTTAGGATGCGCTGGGACTATTTGGATGGGAGTGAGTTTTAGGGAGCTCTTTAAAATCCGAAGATAACATCTCAGAAGCCCTACATTGCTATATGTTAGTGCGATAGCCAAAATATGAAGTAGTTAACATCATAACACTAATGATTTAGGGAGAATTTTATACCTGTAGCCTTTGAATCCATTTGTAGGTAGAATAAATTTGCGTAGAGTTGATGCAACCCTGGAAAGTATTCTTGAAGCTGCTAAGAAAATCCGAACTGGGGGTATTGTTATCTATCCTACAGACACGGTCTATGGCCTCGGTTGCGACCCATTTAATGTTAATGCTGTTGCTAAGCTCATAAAGGTAAAGGGTGACAGACGGAAACCCTTGCCAATCCTCTGCCAATCCATTCCGGATGTAAAACGAATAGCCCATTTCACAGAAGAAGCGCAGCGGCTGGCAGATGCATTTTGGCCGGGACCCCTTACTCTTGTGCTAAAGCGAAAACCGGTAGTACCGGATATAATAACAACTGGTCTGGATACCGTAGGTGTTCGAATCCCAAGACATGAAGTAGCCCTCAAACTTATCGGCCACTCCGGAGGGTGCCTTATTGGTACAAGTGCAAATATTAGCGGGCAGAAATCCCCAATTACCGCGGAAGAAATCACTCAAATAGGCAGCCAAGTTGACATAATTATCGACGCAGGTGCTACACCCCTCAAGAAGGAATCGACTGTTATCGACTTAACTGCAAAAACGCCAAGATTTCTTAGAATCGGACCAGTATCAGCTGAAGCCATAGCAAATATCTTGGGTATTAAAATCAATAAAGATGCCGTAATCTAAAATTGTCTGAACCCTTTTAATAACCAGTCCACAATAATAACTTGGAGAAAGCCCCATTGCTTGAAGATTTTAATCTTCTAATTTCAACCGGAAGGGGATACGAAGGCGACGCCTGTTCCGAAATCTGGTATTTTCTCAGCGAATTAGGTGACTCAACAGCCCAGATTGACAAGACCGGGATATCAGGCTTGGTTGTAGCTAAAACAAAACTTGACCCATTCCAAGTTGTAGAAAAACTAAGAGCAATAATGAAGGAAAGGCCTTGGGACTTCCGCTATATCCTTAAAGTTACCCCCATTGAGCGAGTTGTTCGCAGCGATCTCAACGCAATTAGACTTGCTTCAGCTGAAATTGCCTCAAAAATACAACCGAACGAAACTTTCCGTGTAACCGTTGAAAAAAGGCATTCCGAGCTCTCTACAACAGATGTAATTGAAGCTGCAGCTGCTGAAATTAACCGTAAAGTTAACTTAGAAAACCCTGATAAGATAGTTCTAGTTGAAATCCTCGGTCACCTAACTGGTTTATCAGTGATTAGAGCTACGGATGTTCTTGCGGTCATTAAGGAGAAGCGCCCTAGTTAGCGCCGTATCGCCAACAACGCAACACGCTCAATAATCAAATCTACTAAAGTCTCGACTCGGGAAACATTGCTTTCAAGCTTCGCCTCGATCTCCAAATCTGAAACTGTGAAAATCTTCTTTAACAACTCAAACTTAGCATCCGTCATCGTTTCAAGCACTGCGTCATCACGAATACCATTAACAACCCGTGAAACTTCATTAAGGGAAACCTCTGCAATTTCACTGTTATCAGCAACAATTACGATCGCAATTTCAGAGGTTACCGGTCTTACCCCTATCATTTCGCAAGCTTTTTGAATTTGTCTCTGCCCTGAGGCGTAAAGAAGAATTTCAACAGCGAGGCTATTTGAAATGTTTCTCTTATCGGAAAATGCTTTCACCGCGTTGAGCGTAGCGAAGTATATATGCCTCCATCCTGCGATTCTGCTTGCATCAAAAACCTGTACTTGGGCAAGCCCAGCTGCCCCCTTTATTTTTTTAAAGAAATCCTCGACGTTCCCAAATTTTACGTGAGAGAAGCCAGCGATAACCAGAAATTTGCCAAATTCATCAAGCTTTTGCAGCACTATTTTTCCCCAAAGATTTCTTTGACGAAGCGTTTCACAATAATGGGTTGCAGCCCAATTTTTATAAGTTCGGCTTCAATTTCACTGAGGGTCTTACCTTCGTTTTTCAGTTTTTCCCCAAGTTTCTTAATCGTTTCATATCGCTCCCAAGGAAAAATAATCCAAGCTTCCGTGGTCTTCGCATAGAAGTCTGGCTTAACAATGCTCCAAGGCTTATAATATATAGTAGCAATTTTAACATCAGTCGCCCCATTTTCCAGAAGAGTCTCACGAACCATTTTAAGGCTCTTGCCCGAGTCAGCCACATCATCAACAACTAGAATTCGTTTACCATCAACTGGAACTGAAATAGGTTGAGTGATGACCGGGGCTTCTACAGTTTTATAGACATCCATGTAAAATTCAACTTTAATATTGGCAATATTCGGGTTATTTAGAAAATCAGACAGTATCCTAGCGGGAGGCCAGCCGCCTCTGGCGACCCCGACAATTATATCCGGTTTAAAACCGTTCTTTTTTATCTCATCAGCTAATTCAATCAACAGCTGATATATGTAATCCCAGCTTGGGACTTCAAACGTAATGACTTGAGACAGGGTTTTTCCTTCCTAGAAACAACACAGGAAGTAAGCCTAACACTGTTATAATCTTATTGAACATAAATTTTACAGTTGATTATATCAATCCTAGTTTGCATAACTCTTCCATCAGGATAGCTGATGAAAACTTGCGTTAATAAGCAAGCTTACTATATTACTACCGCGCAGTTGAGCGCTAGGGATTATCCGCCATGTGAAACTGGAACAATAACTATGGAATCACCTGGTTTTACCTTAGTTTTAAGACCTTGAAGAACGCTGATTTCTCGCTCATTTACAAGGATCAGCGCACGAGGACGAGGATCGTTAAGTTCAGGATCAAAAAGCGCTCTTTCAAACTCTGCACCTAATTGCTTAGCAATTTGTTTCAGAAAGACTTCAAGAGTTGTTGCCGACCTGATTTTTACAATTGCCTCCCTCTTCCCGGCTAAGGTAGTAAAAAAGCCTATCATTTTGACGGTTACATATCCTCCGGAAGACCTAGCCATTTCCCATACCACGCAACTTCATTAAAAGTAAGGGTTCTCAGCCCTTTATTATAGGTAGTCCAAGATTAATTTTTAAACAAACACCGAATAGGCTAAAACGCGAAAGCAGTGCGCTATTACGTGTAAATAAGTTATTAACAAAAAGCAATTTTAGCGAAATAAAACCTGCATGAATTCAGTTAATGTCCTGCTCGTCATGGCTGGCAACAAGCTCGGTGCAGGTCAGTTTCACATCATCATAAAAGAAACTTGCAAAGCTAAATTTAAGAATTAGGCCAGTCGATCCACTTTATGACTTGTTAAAAATTCAACGAGTTCTGAAGCAAGTTCAATTAGATACCGCGCTTCCTTTAACGCCATTTCTTTGGATAAACTTTCTGGCATCTCGCTTCTCACACTAATGAAATGCTCAATCCGTGTTAACAATCGAAGGGTGTGGTCCTCAACTGGCGCTTTTGTCGGTTCAATTTGGTGTACCACCGCATTTAGGAAAATTGGATCCCCTAGAGCATAGTAGATAGCTGTTTGGGCCTTTCTCATCGCTAAAATTGCAAGGCTTACCGCCACCATTTGAACCCCGGTCTTCTCAGCCATCTGGAAGTCTGCATTTGCCTCACGAAGACAACGGAAAGCCCATCCCCGCCGATAATCATCGATTAAGAAACTCGTTTCAGGCATGGTTTAATTCAACTCTTTTACCCTCAATCTTAATAAAGAAAGACAGATTCATAACCATTCTCGCGCCAAGAGAGATACCGATTCCAATTAAGGTTAAATTAGGCTGCCATAGGGGGTGCGGTTATGACTGCCACCTGTTTTTGCACTTGTTTTTGCTCAATCTTTCTAAGATGCGAAATATAACCTGCGATTTGATTCCGAATTTTGTTAGAAGGAATAATTGCTATTTCGGCTAGTGCCCGCTTGTTTGCTTCATAGTCCGCAGAGAATTTGTTCGGATATTTTTCAATAAGTTCTCGGGCAAGTCTTTTAATTTGCTCAGACCGAACGCACCCCACAATAAGACCTCCGCTTACCCCCATTCCAAAGCCAGACGACCTCACGGAAGGTATTTAACTGATGCTTCAATCCTTTTTGCCTTTTGCCTCCATGAAAATCTATACAATTATGTTTTAAGTCGAGATGAAGAAAGAAACTATATGAATTTCTATTGGTGCTTGAGCTGATTTTTCCTTCTTTTACAACATATGCATTAAATCTGGAAGGGGAAGAATTATGACAAAAGTTCAATAAGATAAGGTAACGAATACTACCAAACATCGTCTAGTTTAAAAATAAAATAGTGCCGGAAGAATTTCAATCATTTTGGAATGGGAATTAAAAAAGCATTTTTAGTAACTAAGTAAAGGCAATAAGGTTTAAATATGCTTTTAATAGGAAGAGCGATTCGAGACGGTTCAAATGGCTTTAGAAGAGCTACAAATAGCCCCAATGCATAGGTTAATTAAAAAAGCGGGTGCAGAGAGAGTTAGCGAAGAGGCAGCAATCGAGTTAAGAACAGTCTTGGAAGAAATTGGAATGAAAATCTCTAAAGAAGCGCTTGATTTCGCTGTTTACGCTGGTCGAAAAACGGTAAAAGCTGAAGATATTAAAATTGCTTTAAGAAAAATTATAAAAGAATAGAATTTAGTTCCTTTTCTTTTATATTCGCAAGCCTAAGTACGCCTAAATAGCAGCTTTCCAAAAATGCTTATATTGAAGTGTTTTTCTTGAATTTAGTTAAACTTTATGAGAGGGGAGCATTATGGCGGTTCAAGCAGTACCAGGAGAATTAGCGGGTCAGCCCGTTCTAATACTAAAGGAGGGTGCCACGCGGAGACGGGGTAAAGAAGCCCAAAGAAACAACATAATGGCTGCTAAGATCATAGGCGAAGTTGTAAAATCAACCTTAGGCCCACGCGGAATGGATAAAATGCTGGTCAGCAGCCTTGGAGACGTGACTATTACCAATGACGGTGCAACGATTTTAGACGATATCGACGTTCAACACCCAGCTGCAAAAATGATGGTAGAGGCAGCTAAAACGCAAGACAAAGAAGTTGGCGATGGAACGACGACTGTCGTCGTCTTGGCCGGAGAGCTGCTGAAAAAAGCAGAAGACCTACTTGACCAGAACATACACCCAACAACTATTGTAAGTGGCTACCGAAAAGCAAATGATAAAACAATTGAAATACTGGATGACATTGCAGTTAAAGTCGACCTAGAAGACAGGAATACTTTGAAAAAAGCTGCACTAACCTCAATGCATGGAAAATCCATTGGCATCGCAAGGGATCATTTAGCAGAGATTGCAATCGATGCGGTGAAACTAATCTCAGAAAAACGAGGAGACAAATACATCGCGGATATAGACCAAATCTCAATCATCAAAAAGACCGGAGAAAGTCTATTTGACACGCAATTGGTAAAGGGCATAATTGTTGACAAGGAAATTGTTCATACCGGAATGCCAAAGCGAACAGAGAACGCGAAAATTGCCTTACTCGATTGCCCACTTGAAATCGAAAAAACTGAAATTAGCGCTGAAATAAGAATTCGAGACCCAACGCAGATGAAGGCATTCCTCGACGAAGAAGAGCGGATGCTTAAGGAAAAAGTTAACAAGATTAAGGAAGCTGGAGCTAACGTTGTATTTTGCCAAAAAGGAATCGATGACGTTGCACAGCACTTCCTCGCTAAAAACGGAATCATAGCGGTTCGAAGGGTTAAGAAGTCAGATATGGAAAAATTAGCGAGAGCAACGGGAGCTAGAATCGTCACGAATTTAGAGGACTTAAAGCCAGGAGATCTTGGGTTCGCCGGACTAGTAGAGGAGAGAAAGATAGGCACAGACAAACTTACCTTCGTTGAGAATTGTAAGAATCCGAAATCGGTTTCAGTGCTAATACGAGCTGGACTGGAACGCATGGTGGATGAAGGTGAGAGGTCGCTTCACGACGCCATTTGCGTAGTTGGAGATATTGTTGAGGATAACAGGATTGTCGCTGGAGGAGGAGCCACTGAAGTTGAAATAGCCAAGCGACTACGTGACTATGCAGCGAAGATCGGGGGAAGAGAGCAAATAGCCATAGAAGCTTTCGCCGAAACGCTCGAGGCTATACCGCGAACATTGGCTGAGAATGCCGGACTTGAACCCATTGACATCCTCGTCGCCTTGCGGGCAGCGCATGCAAAGCCTAAAGGACTTTGGGTTGGCGTGGATGTATTTAGCGGCAAAACCATAGATATGATGGAAGCAGGAGTAATTGAGCCCCTTAGCGTCAAGAAACAAGCTATCAAATCAGCGACAGAAGCCGCTTCCATGATCCTAAGAATTGACGATGTAATAGCGGCCGCCAAACCTACGGAGAAGGGGGGACCATCTGAGAAATATAAGCCCCCTGAGGAAACTGAAGAATAGAGACAACCACTCTATTTTTTATCTTCGAAATCCTTTCATTTCACGAAGTATTAGTAAGTTAAAAAAGCCGGCGCCTCGGTAGTCTAGTCCGGTCAAGGATCGCGGCCTCTCGTCCTACTTGGTGAGAAAGCCGTGGACGCGGGTTCAAAACGGCGCTAGTCTTAAACTAGTGTTGTGAAACTCCCGCCCGAGGCACCAGATCTTTTGGGGTGAATGGGTTTCCGCGAGTAATTGTGATAACTGGTACTCCTGGAGTGGGAAAAACCACTGTTTCAAGTTTGCTGGCAAAGAAGTTGGGAGCTACCTACTTAGACCTCGGCGAATTGGTGAAACAAAAACGATTTTTTTCCGGATATGATAAAGCGCGGAACAGCTTAATCGCTGACATTAAACGATTATCAAGGTATATTCAAAAAATTATGATTTCCTCCATGCAAGATTTTTTAATTATTGATGGGCACTATGCAGCAGACGTAGTTCCAGCTGAGAAGGTTTTCTTAGCGTTTGTGCTCAGATGCGATCCAGAGGAATTAGCGGAGAGGCTAAAAAAGGCTGGCTCTGGTGAGAGAAAGATCTCTGAAAATGTTGCAGCTGAGATTTTGGACATCTGTCTATGGGACACACTTGCTAGGTATCCCTCAAAAATTGTATGTGAAATTAACACAACCGGGAAAGATCCAGGTCAAGTAGTTCAAGAGATTGAGATGGTTTTAAATGGAAAGAGAAAAGCCACATTAGGAAATGTCGACTGGCTTGGCAAGCTTGACCGCGAGGGAAAACTAGACTTAGTCTTCCAGGATTTTTATCAGGTTAACTAGGTTCACTAATTTGAGCTAAAATTTCACGCTTAGTTAGTAGGGTTACGCCCCGACGATTAGCGTACGCCTTTGCATGATCGCTAAACATTTCAGCTACAATAATTGGGTTAGGTATCCTAACGTCAGCAGATGCTCTATCAATGTTAATGACCATGTTTACACCGACCGTTCTCTTCCAATCCTTTACCATGACTATATGTCTACTCTCCGGCCGCGATATAAGAAGGTCAAACGTCTGTAAAACACCGGAAGCACCATTTAGCATGACATCTTGCTCAACTTGATAGCCACGAAGCTTAAAATACTTAATCGCCAACTCTAGAAGGCTTTGATTAGTCATCAGCTTTATTCTCCCTATAGAAAAGGTAAATCCTGCCTCAGTGAAAAAGCTTGCGAGGATGAAATTCCATTTGTACCTCATTGTAAGATGCTATAAATGTGGAAGCCTTCTCTTAGCGTGCAGTGGTGTAAAGACGAAAACATGCCCTTACTGTGGTTCGCTATTAAAGTTAGATAAGGTAATAGTAGCTGAAAAAGCTCGATCTGCACGCGAAGCATCGAGGAAGTTGCGTCTACTTAAGGAAAAAGCTGTCAAAAAGCGTTGCCATCCAACGTACCAGTCTCTGTAGCCCGATAATAACTTTTTCCATCTTCACCCAAGAATTTTTTCACCTTACCAGTCACGACGAGCTCGTCTAGACATGGGAGAACTTCTTGAAGGAAGGCTTGAGTAGAAAGCCCCAACGCTTCTTGAAGTTGATTTAAGTTTAGCTTTTCATGCTTCCGGAGTAATTGATACAATTTAACTGACATTGCTAGCCGTGAAAGGGATGATCGGGGCTGCGGCTTCAGAAGCTCAATCTCCTGGGGTTTCCCGTAAAAACGTCTTTGCATTTCTGACTTAAGTTGGTCGTCGGATAACTGAGAGAAAGCACGCTCAGGCTCTACATATATAGGAAAAGCGTATGGGATTAGTGGAAGATTTATGAGCGCTTCTCCAGGCTTAAGATAGTGTAGATAGCTTGCTTGGTCATCCGTGAGTTTCATCGCACCTTTTAGGATGGCTTGGTCGTCCTCAGTCTTAACTTCATGACAGATTCGGGTTGCCGCATTTTTAAGTATCTCCCTTGAAATTTGGGTTGGAAACTGGCTGATGATGATCAATCCCTCACCAAACTTTCTTAACTCGGATATCATTCGCTCTCCAATTGATGGCGGATCCTCTAAGCGTCTAGCCGGAACAATGCTGCGCGATTCCTCAATGACTGTTACATGTTGAAGTTTAGATGGCGCTCGTTCAGTCCAATAATCGTAAATCAATTTAAGTAAAATTGATGTGAAGATCTTTCGCACTTCTTCCTCCTTGAAGTGCCCTAGTTCGATGGAAATAAAGTTTCGTAGAAGGAACTCCAAGTCAATCGGAGATGACACATTTAAAGCCATTCCCGCTTGCCCTTCGGTTAGGGGTTTGATCCGCCTAAGTAACGCTAATTTTGTCTCATTATCATATGCGGATCTAATAGGCATGCTTCCGATCTCTTGGAGAATGGATGAAAGCGTTGGCAACTCAGAGAAGCCTTTGGATTGTTTACTTTTCTTATAAGCCGAGTGAAGAGCTTCCCTAAACATGTAAGCTTGGGGTGGAGTGAATTTGAAAACGTCAGCAAAAATATCAGTTNNNNNNNNNNATGTTCACTAAGATCCTTAGAGAATGCTGGATTAAGAGGATTTATAGCGAACGGAGCGACAGCCCTACCTGGCGTAAACACCAGCCCTCCTTTTGCAATCACCAATCCACGGTACTCGTTATGCCAGTCAATTATTAACACGGACACCCCAAGGTCTACGAGCCTAGACACTATCGCACCTGCAGTAGTTGACTTGCCTGAACCAGTCATTCCAAAAATTGCTACGTGGGTAGTTAAATCATCTAGCCCAAGGTTAACCCGGTAGAGATTCCTCCCATGTTTTCGGACCCATCCGAGAAATGGTCCATTCCGCTGAACCTGTTCGGGTCTAGCTAAGTAAAAGTTAGGTTCTTCAACGGTATCCGCTGTTGTTGGCGTAGGAGTAACAAAGTTCGTTAACACTACAATCTCAGGTGTTATGAGGAGGTTGGCGGTAAAACCTCCCCCGTAGGGAAGAAAAAACTGCTAATTGCCTCCATTAATTCAACGCCAACTAACCTATTCATTTCCATTTCAGGAAAAACCGCGAAGAGGGATGCTGTTAGATTGCCTACATGGGCTTCCAGTGTGGTTATAAGAGACTCCATATTCTCGGCTTTTCCGTCTGCCCAGAGGAAGAAGAAGATTCCCGTTTGGAAGAAGCCTATCCTTTTCCCCACGAAAAGCCGCTGAAGTTCAGTTTTCTTATCTTGAATATTTTCCTGCATGAGTGTTGAACTAAGCTTGCTGCCACTTAATTTATCTGAAATCTCAGATTCTAAATCTTTGATTTTCGATTTTATCGCTCTTGTCTCCACAGGAATTGGTGTTAGCGATACCATATAAATGCAGGGAATTGAAAATTTCTGTAAGCCAGCGAGTAAATCGCGAAATTTGTAGAAGGTACTTATGTAATCCTCCCGATACATTCGCCCTGAACGATCGATTTCAACTTCTGGAACTTTGGGTCTACCTGTAAGTTGAATTGCAGCCAGCAAACGGAGCATGGATCCAGACTTAAACGCGAGGAATTTTCCATGTAATAATTTCGCCGAATCAAGACTCAAAGTTTGGAATAAATTGACTTCCGATCGTCCGATGGTCATAAGTTTCATTCGAGTATATCTAAACAATTTAACGAGGGAAGTATGTAAAGAAAAACTCGTAGATTGACCAGTTAATACAAAAAGTAATCCAATGACAGCCAGAATTATCATTACGCTAAATAGGGAAAAAATAGGCTCAGAAATCCAGCGAATGTTTAAGAAAAGTATTAGCCCTATTGCTATAAGCACTAAACTTAAAAACAGATTCTCCTTCTGAAAAACCAATTTATTAACCTCGGATAACTACTAACGTATCCATCCAAACAAGCCTTGAGCGATCTGTTCTAGCGCTCTCCACGATTGGCTAAAAGAGTCCCCTACAAATTTTAGAACGTTCTGAACCACACCGAGCATCACGGTAAG
Coding sequences within:
- a CDS encoding phosphoribosyltransferase, which gives rise to MTFEVPSWDYIYQLLIELADEIKKNGFKPDIIVGVARGGWPPARILSDFLNNPNIANIKVEFYMDVYKTVEAPVITQPISVPVDGKRILVVDDVADSGKSLKMVRETLLENGATDVKIATIYYKPWSIVKPDFYAKTTEAWIIFPWERYETIKKLGEKLKNEGKTLSEIEAELIKIGLQPIIVKRFVKEIFGEK
- a CDS encoding adenylate kinase family protein; protein product: MNGFPRVIVITGTPGVGKTTVSSLLAKKLGATYLDLGELVKQKRFFSGYDKARNSLIADIKRLSRYIQKIMISSMQDFLIIDGHYAADVVPAEKVFLAFVLRCDPEELAERLKKAGSGERKISENVAAEILDICLWDTLARYPSKIVCEINTTGKDPGQVVQEIEMVLNGKRKATLGNVDWLGKLDREGKLDLVFQDFYQVN
- a CDS encoding NFYB/HAP3 family transcription factor subunit, giving the protein MALEELQIAPMHRLIKKAGAERVSEEAAIELRTVLEEIGMKISKEALDFAVYAGRKTVKAEDIKIALRKIIKE
- a CDS encoding restriction endonuclease: MTNQSLLELAIKYFKLRGYQVEQDVMLNGASGVLQTFDLLISRPESRHIVMVKDWKRTVGVNMVINIDRASADVRIPNPIIVAEMFSDHAKAYANRRGVTLLTKREILAQISEPS
- a CDS encoding TCP-1/cpn60 chaperonin family protein encodes the protein MAVQAVPGELAGQPVLILKEGATRRRGKEAQRNNIMAAKIIGEVVKSTLGPRGMDKMLVSSLGDVTITNDGATILDDIDVQHPAAKMMVEAAKTQDKEVGDGTTTVVVLAGELLKKAEDLLDQNIHPTTIVSGYRKANDKTIEILDDIAVKVDLEDRNTLKKAALTSMHGKSIGIARDHLAEIAIDAVKLISEKRGDKYIADIDQISIIKKTGESLFDTQLVKGIIVDKEIVHTGMPKRTENAKIALLDCPLEIEKTEISAEIRIRDPTQMKAFLDEEERMLKEKVNKIKEAGANVVFCQKGIDDVAQHFLAKNGIIAVRRVKKSDMEKLARATGARIVTNLEDLKPGDLGFAGLVEERKIGTDKLTFVENCKNPKSVSVLIRAGLERMVDEGERSLHDAICVVGDIVEDNRIVAGGGATEVEIAKRLRDYAAKIGGREQIAIEAFAETLEAIPRTLAENAGLEPIDILVALRAAHAKPKGLWVGVDVFSGKTIDMMEAGVIEPLSVKKQAIKSATEAASMILRIDDVIAAAKPTEKGGPSEKYKPPEETEE
- a CDS encoding MoaD/ThiS family protein — protein: MARSSGGYVTVKMIGFFTTLAGKREAIVKIRSATTLEVFLKQIAKQLGAEFERALFDPELNDPRPRALILVNEREISVLQGLKTKVKPGDSIVIVPVSHGG
- a CDS encoding flippase-like domain-containing protein, which translates into the protein MLLWYFGLEKLLTSIQNVSPYWLGISAIMSIMFYLLRAIRWKILLFPVKNSVNCVNTFWITILGYFVNTLIPVRLGEFLRAFLLKGKEDIGFFEGFSSIVVERVLDLLGVVGIGVIALYLLPLGTVFPPWFTQSLKIVGGIVFIAIICLIIGTKKEDSMLHFTQRILTAVKLSQRWRERITNLVKSLIDGAKGVSQRPLLLIIILVLTVGIWLIQFLVVLFLFEASKYHVPLSILLLGTMIIQLSYIFPAAPGFVGSYEAFWLIVFVGLGLSQDLIFPISFIGHIIHLVVITALGCAGTIWMGVSFRELFKIRR
- a CDS encoding 30S ribosomal protein S17e — encoded protein: MGCVRSEQIKRLARELIEKYPNKFSADYEANKRALAEIAIIPSNKIRNQIAGYISHLRKIEQKQVQKQVAVITAPPMAA
- a CDS encoding ATP-binding protein: TDIFADVFKFTPPQAYMFREALHSAYKKSKQSKGFSELPTLSSILQEIGSMPIRSAYDNETKLALLRRIKPLTEGQAGMALNVSSPIDLEFLLRNFISIELGHFKEEEVRKIFTSILLKLIYDYWTERAPSKLQHVTVIEESRSIVPARRLEDPPSIGERMISELRKFGEGLIIISQFPTQISREILKNAATRICHEVKTEDDQAILKGAMKLTDDQASYLHYLKPGEALINLPLIPYAFPIYVEPERAFSQLSDDQLKSEMQRRFYGKPQEIELLKPQPRSSLSRLAMSVKLYQLLRKHEKLNLNQLQEALGLSTQAFLQEVLPCLDELVVTGKVKKFLGEDGKSYYRATETGTLDGNAF
- a CDS encoding threonylcarbamoyl-AMP synthase, which translates into the protein MRRVDATLESILEAAKKIRTGGIVIYPTDTVYGLGCDPFNVNAVAKLIKVKGDRRKPLPILCQSIPDVKRIAHFTEEAQRLADAFWPGPLTLVLKRKPVVPDIITTGLDTVGVRIPRHEVALKLIGHSGGCLIGTSANISGQKSPITAEEITQIGSQVDIIIDAGATPLKKESTVIDLTAKTPRFLRIGPVSAEAIANILGIKINKDAVI
- a CDS encoding THUMP domain-containing protein; translated protein: MLEDFNLLISTGRGYEGDACSEIWYFLSELGDSTAQIDKTGISGLVVAKTKLDPFQVVEKLRAIMKERPWDFRYILKVTPIERVVRSDLNAIRLASAEIASKIQPNETFRVTVEKRHSELSTTDVIEAAAAEINRKVNLENPDKIVLVEILGHLTGLSVIRATDVLAVIKEKRPS
- a CDS encoding DUF1922 domain-containing protein, translating into MYLIVRCYKCGSLLLACSGVKTKTCPYCGSLLKLDKVIVAEKARSAREASRKLRLLKEKAVKKRCHPTYQSL